The Bacteriovorax sp. Seq25_V genome contains the following window.
GTAATGAAGATGTGAAATTGAGGATTTTGAAAGCACCAATTCTGATACCTTTATAGGGGTTGGTTAAAGGTGGGATGAAGACATTTGCAATTTTCATCAAGGCCAGGACCAACCTGTTGTTACTTATATATAAGCAAGAGGCGTGCCAAAAAACTTGACTAGAAAAGTAACAAATAGGGCCAATGTGACATCTAAGATTGGGGACAAAAGAGAATTAACGTTATCTGTCAGCACCACGCATTGCGTCATTGATTCATTTTTGGCTAAATTGTACCGAGAACAAACTGCTCCAGATAAATGGGGATAACATTGGGACTTACCTTCGTTATAATAGATCTTTAGCCGCTAAATATTTCAACTGCACAAAAAAATAGGATTTACTGCTAAGTAATTATTGAGTTTTCGAGCTTTCTATCCCCATTTAACTAAAGCAGTTTATTTGAGAAAACGAGAAAGAATCGAATTTAATTTGGGAGAAAGGGTTTGCGCCTCTTCCATTGAAAAACTATAAGGAAAAGAAATTCTAATTGAAGACTTTGCTTCTTCTTCAGAGTAACCCATGGCCAAAAGAACTCGACTTGGCTTAACTGCACCAGAAGAACAAGCAGAACCAGATGAAAGATCAATCTGTGCCATATCAAAGGCAGTAATTAAAATATCCGTCTTAGCACCATGAACGACGAGGTAAATAGTATTGAGATTTCTAAAATCTGCATCTGCGGCCGTTATTGTAATTCGTTCTTTAAAATTCTGAGTTAAAGAATTTTCAACAAAATCTCGCGCATCTTTTAATTCTTGTGGTTTGAAATTAGCCAGAAGCTCTACTAAAGCAAGCTTTAAGGAATAAATTCCATGAACATTTTCTGTTCCAGATCTCATTCCGGCCTGTTGGCCACCACCACGAATGAGAGCGCACCAATGGATGAGTCTTTCTTTGGCAAAAGAAAAACCAACTCCCTTCATCGCACCAAACTTATGGCCAGAGAAAGTATAGAAATCAATTTCACTATCAAGGTGAAGCGATGAATCTGTTTTACCAATAAGTTGAACGGCATCGACGTGAACAAAACAATTTGTTTCATTCTTTATTTTTGTTGCATCAGCAATTGGCCAAATAACACCGGTCTCATTATTAACATGCGTGAAATTCAAAAGAACATCACCATCTAATTTCTTAATATACTCAATCACTGAATTCAGATCGTACATACCATTACGATCGACGTTCATTGTGTGAAATTTTCCACCAAGCAATTCAATATGCTCTTTCTGGTTTACAACACAAGAGTGATCAGTCGCAAACGCAACGACATGAAAGTTTTCTTTCTTTGCTAAAGAATAAAAACAAAACCCTTTAATAACGTCGTTAATCGCCTCTGTTGCACCAGAGTGATAAAAAATTTCAAAGTACGGGAGATTAAAAGTTCTTTTAAGATAATCAGTCGTCTCATTGATAAGACGTTTTGATAATTTTCCAGACGAATGAATTGAACTAGGATTACCAAAAGGTAAAGCCCCTGAAGCAAACCAGTCAGTGACTGATTTAGCTAAAGGAGCTGTTGCGTTATAATCAAGATAGATTCTATTATTGATTAATTTCACCAATGCTTGTTCTAATTCCTGAAGCAAATGCGCTCATTCCACCATCTGTAGTAGCAGTAGTTGCAGCATTGTTTGCTTGTTGTTGTGCTTTTTCAGCATTAATTCTTTCAACATCACCTTGTACTTCAGAAGATTTTCTAACTAGGTCACCAAGAGAAGTTGTCGCAAGATAATCTCTCATGATAAAA
Protein-coding sequences here:
- a CDS encoding cysteine desulfurase family protein, with the translated sequence MKLINNRIYLDYNATAPLAKSVTDWFASGALPFGNPSSIHSSGKLSKRLINETTDYLKRTFNLPYFEIFYHSGATEAINDVIKGFCFYSLAKKENFHVVAFATDHSCVVNQKEHIELLGGKFHTMNVDRNGMYDLNSVIEYIKKLDGDVLLNFTHVNNETGVIWPIADATKIKNETNCFVHVDAVQLIGKTDSSLHLDSEIDFYTFSGHKFGAMKGVGFSFAKERLIHWCALIRGGGQQAGMRSGTENVHGIYSLKLALVELLANFKPQELKDARDFVENSLTQNFKERITITAADADFRNLNTIYLVVHGAKTDILITAFDMAQIDLSSGSACSSGAVKPSRVLLAMGYSEEEAKSSIRISFPYSFSMEEAQTLSPKLNSILSRFLK